The following proteins are co-located in the Desulfoscipio sp. XC116 genome:
- a CDS encoding XdhC family protein, translating into MNIEILEAILNIQNNGATAALATLCSTRGSTPRKAGAKMLVYPNGKIIGTVGGGQLEYLAVQKAQDVIKTRKPVLIKRDLADEGMICGGSGTIYIEFIS; encoded by the coding sequence ATGAATATAGAAATTCTGGAAGCGATATTAAATATACAAAATAACGGCGCAACCGCGGCGCTGGCAACGTTGTGCAGCACGCGCGGATCTACCCCGCGCAAAGCGGGAGCTAAAATGCTGGTATATCCAAACGGTAAAATTATTGGTACGGTAGGTGGCGGTCAATTGGAGTATCTGGCCGTGCAAAAAGCGCAAGATGTGATTAAAACCCGCAAACCGGTTCTGATTAAACGTGACTTGGCAGACGAGGGTATGATTTGCGGCGGTTCCGGAACCATTTATATTGAGTTTATTTCCTGA
- a CDS encoding FAD binding domain-containing protein — translation MSCEEYFHPGTVEEAMVYLREKAGNARIIAGGTDLVLQLREHKVDADALVDLSAVEQLSTITESDGWIMVGSMVTHNNLASSAIIQDKARVLADAARSIGSPQIRNIGTIGGNVVNAQPAADTTIALMALDARVRILTNQGEIIKPVDQLFVSAGKSAVDPTSEILVGFEFKASGWGEAAAFMRHAKRKALALPIVNAGVWVKANNNLNAFEDVRIALGPMAPVPVRAKNMENALKGMRFKLSVIKETLSVLEKEINPRDSIRGSAHYKGEMAKVLVTRALIKAITELGGELNE, via the coding sequence ATGTCTTGCGAGGAATACTTCCACCCTGGCACAGTTGAGGAGGCCATGGTCTATTTAAGGGAAAAAGCAGGTAACGCCCGCATAATCGCCGGTGGAACAGACCTGGTTTTGCAGCTTCGGGAACATAAAGTGGACGCTGACGCGTTGGTTGATCTAAGCGCGGTAGAACAATTGTCAACAATCACTGAAAGCGATGGCTGGATTATGGTGGGCTCAATGGTTACTCACAATAATTTGGCATCATCCGCTATTATCCAAGATAAAGCACGTGTTCTGGCGGATGCGGCCCGGAGTATCGGCTCACCCCAGATACGCAATATCGGCACTATTGGCGGCAATGTAGTAAACGCCCAGCCGGCGGCTGATACGACTATTGCCTTAATGGCGCTGGATGCCAGGGTGCGTATTTTAACTAATCAGGGCGAAATAATAAAGCCTGTCGATCAGCTGTTTGTAAGTGCGGGAAAATCGGCGGTTGATCCAACCTCGGAGATATTAGTTGGCTTTGAATTTAAAGCTTCCGGTTGGGGTGAAGCTGCCGCTTTCATGCGTCACGCCAAGCGTAAGGCTTTGGCGCTGCCTATCGTAAATGCGGGGGTTTGGGTAAAGGCGAATAATAATCTGAACGCCTTTGAAGATGTCAGGATAGCTTTGGGACCCATGGCTCCGGTTCCGGTACGGGCAAAGAATATGGAAAATGCGTTAAAGGGTATGCGCTTTAAACTAAGCGTAATTAAGGAAACGCTGTCTGTGCTTGAAAAAGAAATCAACCCCAGGGACAGCATCCGGGGCAGTGCTCATTATAAGGGGGAAATGGCTAAAGTATTGGTAACAAGAGCGCTAATTAAGGCCATAACTGAATTGG